GGTTGGCTTTTATTTAACTTCAATATATATTTGTAATCATAAATAACCGTCACAATATTTCTCTCTATAGTCATAAAGAACAAACGATCTAACAAATTGCAATTCGATTCCGCAAAGTGCAATTTGCATATTCgttgaatttttaatttacgTTTACctttttcggaaaattttttcaattatttctgCAGGTTCCTTTAGACTTTTGAAACAGTGTATTCAAGCGAACACATCAACTTCCTTCAACAACTTTTATGTccgaaattataataaattattattcCTATCAGGAAAATGTTATTATATTTCTGATAAGAACGAATgtcaaataaatatttgtatacacaaacatacatattttaaagGTGCTGTCGCAATTGACATTTGAATTGTCGATAATGTGGTTCATATTTGCTTAAACGGTGAGACAATTtgaaacacttcctttatataaatgaatcaAAGCGCATTGgtcagccgtttacgtgctacgcgtcccctatatggtcgccaagcctaaaaactactcactggaggaagctacaggcctgccaaaatactgcgctcagaaccgccacggactgtcttcttatgtccccagaacaccatctacataatgaggcgagaatactccccatcagggagagaaataagatgctaaccaaacagtttctgttgaatacccagaaacgtgtgcatcccaacagacatctgattgatgagccaacaccgcctagggacttaagcagtcatctccgtaagcattttgaggaaatacggcacctgagaactcagccgtataaagcaaaaaaacacaagcaggtccttggtgaactccacaaacaggcgtcggacctttatgccgggaattgcccggtgaatccagtacttagggaacagtacccaaaacttgcggaagaggaacgtatactccccagggaaacgcaagtcactctggctcaacttcgttctggataatgtaacaggttaaactcttacatatccagaatcaaccccgacatacacaatgtatgccccgcttgcaatgtgtccccaaatgacaccaaccatctctttaattgtaatgtggaacaaacgaAACAGCAATtatcctcggactcccgttagaggatattgatgacaatttgtgatcggtcgcagctattaggtcgAGCGAAACattgtaacaacaacaacaacaacaacaaagcgcaTCCGAAAATGTGTTTTGAAAACGGACATGATGTTGATCAATATTGACTGACAGCTGATAGTTTGTCAGAAACAATACTGTTAAGGAAGAGCGCAACTACTGAAACTGtttaaaataactatttttcaatttcagaatcaaaattcatcaaggagatatttttcgctgatATCCGACCGCCACATTTATACTCTGCCATGCATCGCTCTGGACACCCTCTAGACGAACATTCTGTGATATTCCTCAcattccaatgaagcgtgatccaaaTACGGATATAGATTtaacatgtaaatgcaacaacaattgatccatatggatcacattgatctggatcacgcttcattgaaATGTAGAATTTTCTTTTATACCCGTTATGTTCCGTTATGTATATAAAACGCgtttggtttttaaatggcaccacgccagcgAATCTCACTGATTCCTGTTAACACTGCAAAAAACTTCAGGTCAGGGAAGCATTGCATCtcctaactccgccaaaacgccagaaggaagcacagaagccaacctttagacctattttaattttcagctcaaCGAAGAAAGCCCGAAAAAAAATGTAAcgtaaacgtcaagccttcaatgtgtggatcgcctATGATACACCTAccgatacattttacaaaaataacaaacttggtcttgaagacaacaaattaatataataactattttattttaataaaatcgaGAAACTCTTGAAAAGACGTCACGCGGAATGAATAAACAGCGAAGACTCTCATTAAAATAATCTCGATGTAAGCATCTTCATTAAAAAGTCTTTGAAAGTGTTTAAAGGCAGTATTTCCACACCCTCTCACGTAATGCCCCAGAAAAATAACATGTTAAAGCGTATTATTATGTTCATCCTTGGTCGTCATACCACAATAATTATTTCAAAGTTTAAATTTACatcatttattggcaaaataTTAACTCAATATTCTTCCTAAAATGCCCACAGGTATTCTCATAAACGAACATACTTTGAAAAACTAGACATATTAATAAGCATCAACTCGAGGAGGATCAGCAAACAGGTCTTCTTTTTTGCGATCTCCGAAATAGTACTGCTTTAGACGTTCAGCACGCATTGCCTAAAAGAAGTTGGTTTTGTTCGACTAGAGAAATGTTATTGAGAGCATTTTATCAAGAACTTACATGAAATCTTAAAAGTTGTTTTCGAAGTCCAACACACTCATTAAAATCTGCTATTAAATCGACACACATCTTTTCACCTCTTTCTACTCCATAAGCCTCGAGACAATCCATCATATCCATTTCCATCTTGCCACATTTTTCATAAGTTTGATGATTGATCAAACAACCAGTCAAATCCGTGAACGGCGTTCTCAAAAATGGTCCCAGAGACATTTAAACTGAAATAAGGAAGGAAATATGGAAGAGTGTTACAAAGCTAATCATGGGCATTCAATGGTGCAGTGTTTGTTTGGGCTTGTGACGTAACATTTGTTAAGTCGTGTATATGTTAGTTTCAAAAGTTATATGTGAGTTTCGAGATACTGTGAGTAGGTCTTCTTTAAATAATTACCTGATAAGTATTTCCGCTGGACGATGTTGTTaatttaaatcttttttgcaAATTAAGTACGAGtggaatttatattttttgttgttctaGAACGACAGCCCAAACAGCTGCTTTTGACGTTACTTGGTCGGTAGTGGTGTACTTTCATGCTTCTTTCTGCGCATCGGCAATGCAGTGGTGTGGGAGCAATTCGTTCTGTGTTCGGGTTGACCCATGACGTCATCTTTGGCATGACATCGGGCGCTTTCAAAGAACTCATACCCTGCAAAATTGTtagattacgtgttccattttcttcatgttggagtactctaacaatactcctttgcaatgcgttttcggaccaccatcagccgttcattgctcgttttttaacgaccgtgatcacgacccaatgacgatcgaacagagttgccaaaagtaaaatattgcatacaaataattttactatggcaactctgataaaatgcgcactgtttttatgtatacatactatagtatagagaaatattagtttctttattcacacaaatgctaaataacataaaaatattcgtagtaaaaaatataaaagttgtattgcccctcttcatttacttccatttttaattaaattcacaccgataattctttccgacacaattcctctttagtactttcgcatatgatcctctgtgggtgctccatggagtacaacagtgaaagtatTTTGGATACTcataaacaaagcgagagtgggatcacctactcctctcctagaacatcgcaatgttaattggagcacattatttgtatgaatacagattagttttggaacactcctatactcccaaagaaGTATTCCTTATATtgtttatggagtactcgcgttttttgaagggtatatgCTCGGTTATTTGACTGAAAATCCAAACCGTTGAGTGGTCAAAAATAATAAACGGTGCGTTCAGGAAGTTGTCATTCAACGATTGAtcccattgtttactatatagtttggcagcttaagtcgaggttatgttgcgaatgagtggaaggcagtggactaggcagtcgaatgtcatataatgaaggaatggcgttcggagttttttcaaagttaaaaaaaaaaacaagataaagctttaatataaataaaactattgttttaataacaacaaaaacgccttatatattctatagacataaattcgtaaggattatctcagtttaaaatttgaattaaataatctaaagtttttgtttgaaactgagtcgagaactgtgcgtgttaatgtgcgaattttcaccgatcagctgttagttgcgctacttggtaaaatttacaatgattgaTCCACAGTTGTGTTTGCTGAAAGCGCCCATTGAAATTATAAACATGAAAAACCAGGAACTCGTGGATTATCTCAAAGAGTGCGGTGTATGTCTATTTTGCCAATTGCGGCATTTAAAAGCTCGTGGAGAAGAATACAAAAATCTTAAGCAGAGCTTCGAGCGTGTAGGGAATTGTGAAGTATTGAAAACAAATTGTTTGtatattaataattttgttttaacgtTGTAGCTTAATGTGAGTTATGAAGATGAATCAGACAACACATCAGATCCCATTATTAAAAAGAAACGTGAAAATGTGTGTCCAACTTGTTTAGACTTATTTTCTGCTGATTTCAAAGAAAAGCTTATAGATTCCATATTAGGCACCGACATTGCTAAATATGAGTGTGATGGTATTGTTCTTGCTATCAGCATACCCATAGTGCTGCAATTGCAACCACTTGCGATGTGGTATGCTCTTTTAGACAAATTCGGCAAAGATATTAATGAAGAACGTGCACCAGATGTCTCTCTAAAAGAGGCTATTAAACTGATTATAAATCCCACAATTTGTGAGAGACTCAAAAAAACCTATGACATCGAAAACGGTATTATGATAAACATCAATTTGGGACACGCGCAAGAAGAAGCCATACTTTATCGATTAAGAAAACTCAACAATTTAGCCTATCCCCCAAAAAAGGGTCAAAAGCTGGAGCAAATATCGCGATCGTTAATTGAAAAGAAGTATAATCCTTCAAGGGTAAGCTTGGAACTTTTCAAAGATGCATTTTCAGTCCCTCCTTCAATACCAAATGAAGGACTCAAATTGGAAAGCGTTACAGTGTACGGGCCTACAACATATGTTGCAGGACGATATCGTAAGATATCACGAAAACTCTCACATACACCATGGGTATTAAACGGCAAGAGAGTAATGGATGACAGCATAGAGGAAATCATCATACGAAACATAGCACCATATTTTTGGTGAGCATATCATTCAATTACCTGTGCCTATTTAACTATTTCGTTGCAGTGATCAGAAAAAAGTAAACTTCATGTCAAGTGGCCGGGAGGATGTCGATGTTCGGTGTCTTGGCGCCGGTCGACCTTTTGTATTGGAAATATCAAATGCTTTTCGAACAACAATGTCTTCACAACAAACTCTCAAAATGAAAGCAAACATAGATGCTTCCCAAAAAGTGTCTGTACGCGATCTTCAAATAGTGAAACGCGAAGACTTGACACACATCAAAATGGGTGAAGAGCAAAAACGAAAATGTTACCGCGCGCTTTGCCAACTTGATTCGCCCGCTACTGTAGGTATTTTAGAAATGTTAAATGTTACAAAAGGATTTGAAATACAACAAAAAACTCCTATAAGAGTGCTACATCGCCGACCGTTACTTACACGGCCTCGCAGTATATATAGCCTAAAAGCGTCTGTTTGTGAAGAGAATAAACATTTATTAATACTTGATGTTGTAACACAGGCCGGGACATATATAAAAGAACTAGTGCACGGAGAATTCGGACGTACAACGCCATCCATTGCGTCAATAATTGGTCAGCGTATTGATATCGTTGCACTTGATGTAGAGGAAATTGACTTAGACTGGCCACCATCTATTGACTAATTCCTGCACCCAagttaaatttattatttatcaaAACTTACTACaggatattattttttattaaagtttCATAAGAACAAAATAGTCTTTCGTTATTTTTAATTACATTCAATTTTAGCTTTAATGTCGGGCAGTGATGTAACACCATCCTTATTCACAAGAGCAACTTTAAAGTTTTTCTGATTTATAACGAGTCGTTTTTGAATTTCTTTAACACAATGTTCAAGAATAGTATAGGCTTCATCTTTACTCAGTCCATGTTTGTATTCTCTATCAAAGATACTTTGACAAAACATGGCTCCATATCCCTGACCGCTGTATTTTACTTCTACTGAATTGGCCAAATAATCGAGGAAGTACAGCGCAGATTTTTTAGTCTTTTCATCATAGCTGCAAACATAGTTAAATAAACGTATGTATATGCatctatttgtttattattagACATATTTTTCTTACCCGGCTATCATCATATTCACTTGGTAGGGTGTTCTGCTGCGCAGGTAGTCTGCAAGATTTTTGCGAGTAAAATGTGCAGCCTCCTTCGGAGATAGTTCATAGTTGTTGCGCATTTTGTACAGTGCAATGTTTTTCGAAATGAATTCAGTGAACTGCACAGTATCACCAGAATCTCCCATTGTTGCAAATACTAGACTATTGGAAATCTTGTGTATCTTATTCTCatctaaataaaagaaaaaatgataCCAAAGCGAAGAGAACGAACTATATATTTTTCCTTTACCTTCCTTCATCACAACTATAGAACGGGCTTGCGTCGTATCAGCAGCAACAATAGCAAAATCATCTCCACGTATTCCCAAAATCGTCTCCATTGCAAAAGATTACTCTTTATTAATTTCGTTAATCGCAACCAGATTTTTAAGTATAGCCGGGAATGACAAGACAAATCATTCAGTATGTGCCATTCATTGCGAAGTTGGCTGCTGTTTCCAGAGCTGTCAGCAAGATTGACATGGTAGAAGGCAATATTGAATGAGGTGGTATTGCAAGATGATTGACAACACTCGTGTCTTGAGTTTCACCACACACATCAAATCTCGAAGGTGGCGTACAAACAACAGAGCTCTTGTATTGACTTAGGCAACAATGTTATTTCAACAGAGCTCATTGACAAAGTTTCTCGCAGTGTGGTAGCACTGCGTTTTCGACCTgtcaaaggaaatgaaaaaataaataaattagtgttgggaactatcgaatgaattcaactatcgatagttactgaatgattttaactatcgaacgaattttttcattcattcattcattcatttgatttgttctttagcttgccagaagccaaaagaacaatctctggattgttttagttacccctcggggtagctaaagaacaaacctatataagacaaaaaacgtcgtgttccaatgaaacgtgatccagatacggctagagatttaacatgcaaatgcgacaacaatgtgaaccatatggatcaatttgttgttgcatttgtatgttaaatttctatccgtatctggatcacgctacattggaacgtaacaaaaacgttaaatatgacGAAAATGGTGTAGattttgcttcaagtaaataatgaaaatattcaatttaaatgcctttgttacatgttatgcaaagcgcatgaatgatatgcaaatgaccttggttcgcaacccactgagttttttgctctcccccaaacctgtggggagattttatgcctctacaacaacaacaacaacaggaaagagGGTTACTTAAG
The DNA window shown above is from Eurosta solidaginis isolate ZX-2024a chromosome 2, ASM4086904v1, whole genome shotgun sequence and carries:
- the Prosbeta4 gene encoding probable proteasome subunit beta type-2; this translates as METILGIRGDDFAIVAADTTQARSIVVMKEDENKIHKISNSLVFATMGDSGDTVQFTEFISKNIALYKMRNNYELSPKEAAHFTRKNLADYLRSRTPYQVNMMIAGYDEKTKKSALYFLDYLANSVEVKYSGQGYGAMFCQSIFDREYKHGLSKDEAYTILEHCVKEIQKRLVINQKNFKVALVNKDGVTSLPDIKAKIECN
- the ND-15 gene encoding uncharacterized protein ND-15 codes for the protein MSLGPFLRTPFTDLTGCLINHQTYEKCGKMEMDMMDCLEAYGVERGEKMCVDLIADFNECVGLRKQLLRFHAMRAERLKQYYFGDRKKEDLFADPPRVDAY
- the Pus10 gene encoding putative tRNA pseudouridine synthase Pus10; translation: MKNQELVDYLKECGVCLFCQLRHLKARGEEYKNLKQSFERLNVSYEDESDNTSDPIIKKKRENVCPTCLDLFSADFKEKLIDSILGTDIAKYECDGIVLAISIPIVLQLQPLAMWYALLDKFGKDINEERAPDVSLKEAIKLIINPTICERLKKTYDIENGIMININLGHAQEEAILYRLRKLNNLAYPPKKGQKLEQISRSLIEKKYNPSRVSLELFKDAFSVPPSIPNEGLKLESVTVYGPTTYVAGRYRKISRKLSHTPWVLNGKRVMDDSIEEIIIRNIAPYFCDQKKVNFMSSGREDVDVRCLGAGRPFVLEISNAFRTTMSSQQTLKMKANIDASQKVSVRDLQIVKREDLTHIKMGEEQKRKCYRALCQLDSPATVGILEMLNVTKGFEIQQKTPIRVLHRRPLLTRPRSIYSLKASVCEENKHLLILDVVTQAGTYIKELVHGEFGRTTPSIASIIGQRIDIVALDVEEIDLDWPPSID